Genomic window (Candidatus Nealsonbacteria bacterium):
CATAACAAAAAGTATGCCATACATCCTTTAAATTTAATAGCCCTGACAGAATATATGAGCCAGTTCCCATTGATCAACTATGGCCTATTTCCTATGCTCTTTTTGGAAGACTAGGATGTCCAAAGAGGAAAGACTCTTATTGCTCCCTTGCGATGAATAATAATACCACTGACTTCCCAAAAAGTGATAACCGCTAATTCAAAGTCTATAAATAAATGACGGCGTTGTTTTATACCTTCGGAAGTTACCTCTAGCACCATGTAGTCGCATCCGGCATTAACTGCTTTGCGTAATATCTTCTGAATTGCCATTCTACCGGGCATCGTCATTTTAAGAAGATTGGGTCTGCTTTTTCCAGCAATTTCAAACTTTAAAGAAGAAAGCAGTCCAACTTTAAAGCCAGCCCCTTTAAGTGCCATGGCGGTAAGCTCAGCAGTCGTTGATTTACCATTTGTTCCAGTAATACCAATTACTTTTATTTTCTTTGAAGGGAATCTATAAATCAAAGCGCCCAAGAATGGCATTGCCATATGATACCAGTCAATTATAAAAGATGGCACTATTTTTTTGAAATGGTTATATCTCATTATTTACCAATTATTTTTAAAACCTTCTTTATCTTATCTTCAGCATTGAGCTTATCCCCTTTAATCTTAGACAAGGACTCCGTTATTTCTTTCTTTGAGAAACCAAGCTTAGAAAGTGCTTTAATAACTTCTTCATCCTCCTTGGATGTTTTTTTTGCAACTGCCTTGGTCTGGCGCGAAAGCTCAAAAATTATTGCTTCGGCTTTCTTTTTTCCTAGAATAAAGAGTTCATTTAAAACTTTTTCATTTTCTAGCTCTAGAGATTCTCTTAGTTTGTCCAAGGGAGCTAGCGAAGATGCTTCAAGGGCAGCTTTTGGTCCTATACCCGAAACTTTCATTAGAGCCTCAAAAAGCTCCAACTCTGACAAGGAAAGAAAGGCATAAATCTCCCAAGGATCTTTTTTTGTATTTAGATAACAAAAAACAGAAAGACCTTCCCTTGTTTCCTCAATTGTTTCCATTTTTTTAGAAGACAAAAATATCTTATAACCAACTCCGTTAACATTTAAGATCAGAAACCTATCTTCTTTTAATATAATCTTTCCAGATAAATATGATATCATATTAGTATAATAGCATTTTTTCTTTGTTTTTCAATTTTAATGTTGCAAAAAAACATTTTCTCTGCTATTCTCGAGAAAGAAAATAACTAGTTAAATATGCCCATCAAAAAATCAGCCAAGAAAGCTATTCGTCAAGATGTCAAGAAAAAAGCCAAGAATGTGGCTAGAAAAATTGAAATGAAAGCAGTTGTAAAAGAAATTAGACTGCTTGCAAATCAAGACAAGAAAGACGATGCAAAAAAACTCCTATCTAGAGCTTACAAAGCTATTGATAAAGCCGCTAAAATTGGCTTAATTAAAAGCAATAGTGCATCTAGAAAGAAATCAAGGATCACAAAATCACTAACTAAATAGCTAGCCAATTTCGGCGATAAGAAGATCCAAAGCTATTTCAGGAGTCATTTTCCCGGTTTTTATATCAATATCTACCCTTAATATTCTGCGATATATTTTTTTTAGATCACTTTCCGAAAAAATCATAATTTGATCGAGGATTTTCTGAAAAACATAAGGGTGTATAGAAAGTTCTTTGGCTCCGGACATATCTTTTCTGCTCATTTTGGCTAATACCAGATTACGAAACTGAAAATTAATCATTGAAAGAAGGTAGTAAACCGAATCCCCTTTTTCTAAGTGTTTATAGGTTAGCTTGAAAGCATCCGATGTTTTTTGTTTTGAAATGTATTCGACCACCTTAAATATATCCCCTTCGACCTTACTAGTCACTAGAAGATTTACGTCTTTAATTTCAATAACTTCATTATTTTTATATAAGACCAATTTATCTATTTCATTAGAAAGCTCCCAGAGGTCATTCCCCACAAAGTTAATTAATTGATTCAATGCTTGGCCATCTATCGATCCCCCATTATTTGATATTCTTTTTCGAATCCAATCCTTTAAGTTATTTTGTTCTAGCTTTTGATACTTTTTAATTTCAGTTCCATCTTCTAAAAAATTAGCAAGTTTTTTACTGTTAACCTCCTGCTCTTCAATAATTATTATCAGATTATCAGATTTAGAAAAAAACCTGAGAATCGTATTAGATAAATCTTGTTTAGATGATAATAGTCCATTCGCAACAATAATCTTTCTTTTTTCAAAAAGAGAACTCTGAGATGCAATATTTTTGATATCATCTTCGCTAGGCAAAGAATCAATAAAAACAACCTCTGCCCTTGAGCCAAAAGTATTTTTATAATAATCAATTGATAAGGCTAGCTGATCCCTTATTTGGAAAGAATCGTCACCGTGAATTATAAGTATCATAATAATTTCTATTTTTGACAAACAGGACAAAACCTTACAGAGCGACTTCCAAATTTCTCTCTCTTAATCTTCCCCCCGTCCTTTCGGAAACAATTAAGGCCCTCTCGCTGATAAACTTTATGAAAATTCTGATAACCGCCCTTTGTCCCATCTATTAAGCGGTAATCACTCATACTATCACCCTTCAATTCAATAGCAAGATTTAGTATCTTTTCCATTGAATTAAAAATTCTTTTCATTTCCACTCTACTTAACTCCTTAGATTTTTTAAAAGGACTTATTTTTGAATCCCAAAGAATTTCATCGGAATATATATTACCTATTCCGGATATTGTTGGCTGATCCATTAACACGGCCTTAATAGATCCTCCCCTTTTAGATAAAATTTGACTTAAGTCTTCAAAATTAATTTCTAAAGCATCTGGGCCTAATATTTTTTTGAGGTGCGCTTCAAGCTTATCCTTAGTCCAAAATTCTATCTTTGCAAACTTACGAGGATCAGACATTGCTATCATTTCACCATTATCAAGAAAGAGGATAAAATGGATATAAGAATTTATTTTTTCCAATAATGGCTCTTTTGAAGGAACCCATTTTTCTTTTTCCTTTTTCCATTTACCAAGAAGAAGATGTCCAGATATTTTTTGATGAATTAAAATATTCTTTCCATTTAATAAGGATATTATTATATTCTTTCCTCTTCTTTCAATCCCTTCAATAGCACTCCCCTTAATAGTGTCTATATCTCCATCAAAAAAGAATGCTACCCTCTTGGGAACATCGGTCCAAAAATCAATTATTCTACGCCCAATTATCTTTTGGGCCAATTCATCTACCGTTGTTTTAACTTCAGGAAGCTCAGGCATTATGTTACAAAAAAACCGCACCAATCCGTCTTCAATACAGCCAAAAAAACGATTGGTGCGAAAATGATAATTACTCTTTTTCTCCTAATATTTTTTGAACTTTTTCAATTATTTCTCCTGGAGTAAAGTGCGCCTTAATCAAGAAATCGACTGCTCCTAATTTTAGCCCTCTCTCTACATCATCTCTCTGTCCTAGGTTTGATAGAATAACAACTGGAACATTAACAAGGTCTGAATCTTCTTTTATTTTTGCCAAAACCTCAAATCCATCAATTCCTGGAAGTATCAGGTCAAGTAATATTATATCTGGCTTATTTTCTTTAGCTTTCTTGACTCCATCCTCTCCATCAACACCTTCATAGACATCATATCCCTCACGAGAAAGCTTTTGAGTTATAAGCTCTCTAAGAAATTTATCGTCTTCAACTACTAATATTTTTATAGCCATATTTTTCTATTATTAAAGCCCGGTTATAATTTCCGTCCTTTAATTTAATTTATTTACCAATTTGTTTTGTAACTTTATCTAAAACTTCTTGTGGATCAAAGTCAGTCTTTATTAACCAATCTCTT
Coding sequences:
- the holA gene encoding DNA polymerase III subunit delta — its product is MILIIHGDDSFQIRDQLALSIDYYKNTFGSRAEVVFIDSLPSEDDIKNIASQSSLFEKRKIIVANGLLSSKQDLSNTILRFFSKSDNLIIIIEEQEVNSKKLANFLEDGTEIKKYQKLEQNNLKDWIRKRISNNGGSIDGQALNQLINFVGNDLWELSNEIDKLVLYKNNEVIEIKDVNLLVTSKVEGDIFKVVEYISKQKTSDAFKLTYKHLEKGDSVYYLLSMINFQFRNLVLAKMSRKDMSGAKELSIHPYVFQKILDQIMIFSESDLKKIYRRILRVDIDIKTGKMTPEIALDLLIAEIG
- the mutM gene encoding DNA-formamidopyrimidine glycosylase, which gives rise to MPELPEVKTTVDELAQKIIGRRIIDFWTDVPKRVAFFFDGDIDTIKGSAIEGIERRGKNIIISLLNGKNILIHQKISGHLLLGKWKKEKEKWVPSKEPLLEKINSYIHFILFLDNGEMIAMSDPRKFAKIEFWTKDKLEAHLKKILGPDALEINFEDLSQILSKRGGSIKAVLMDQPTISGIGNIYSDEILWDSKISPFKKSKELSRVEMKRIFNSMEKILNLAIELKGDSMSDYRLIDGTKGGYQNFHKVYQREGLNCFRKDGGKIKREKFGSRSVRFCPVCQK
- the rpsT gene encoding 30S ribosomal protein S20; the protein is MPIKKSAKKAIRQDVKKKAKNVARKIEMKAVVKEIRLLANQDKKDDAKKLLSRAYKAIDKAAKIGLIKSNSASRKKSRITKSLTK
- a CDS encoding response regulator, whose product is MAIKILVVEDDKFLRELITQKLSREGYDVYEGVDGEDGVKKAKENKPDIILLDLILPGIDGFEVLAKIKEDSDLVNVPVVILSNLGQRDDVERGLKLGAVDFLIKAHFTPGEIIEKVQKILGEKE
- the ruvA gene encoding Holliday junction branch migration protein RuvA; translated protein: MISYLSGKIILKEDRFLILNVNGVGYKIFLSSKKMETIEETREGLSVFCYLNTKKDPWEIYAFLSLSELELFEALMKVSGIGPKAALEASSLAPLDKLRESLELENEKVLNELFILGKKKAEAIIFELSRQTKAVAKKTSKEDEEVIKALSKLGFSKKEITESLSKIKGDKLNAEDKIKKVLKIIGK